A portion of the Blastochloris tepida genome contains these proteins:
- a CDS encoding lipopolysaccharide biosynthesis protein, translating to MTQEAPLHPSSRLAAIRDFVAHWRGRISFAILDQGFSSTANFLFVVLLANILPIESFGFFSVVWTISLLAEVVTTSLVADPLVELLGRRQGASPQAAAAATESLRASALWVYLALAGAVSVAIAAFGLVALTWSAEFGSLLLCLAIVSPIQRVHALIRRLCYLADRQAVAALAGGSFAATLFVLSAVLALTHLLTSLTALLALAAASMVVVGIGIAHGIIPARRVSRADLIADAQAMLRSGRWMLPANIVHWFSGQGVIPMVAAVAGPAAGGVVRALINIYSPVYQANGAIIVAFSHKFLQAVARSDLAQLRRLGFLSVTPLVILAAGYCAVLLTWPAEVLGLIYGKPEIVAAAPLVWPLAIGVLIDAASQGTGVGLLALGRTRTIFTIRLVSLAVFVASGLVLAPLFGTAGVLWAIVASIATVAALSSVALLRATQPAAGAVAERLSHTS from the coding sequence GTGACGCAAGAGGCCCCGCTGCACCCGTCGAGCCGGCTCGCCGCCATCCGCGACTTCGTCGCCCATTGGCGCGGGCGGATCAGCTTCGCCATCCTGGACCAGGGATTTTCGAGCACGGCGAACTTCCTGTTCGTGGTCCTGCTCGCCAACATCCTGCCCATCGAGAGCTTCGGCTTCTTCAGCGTGGTGTGGACGATCTCGCTTCTGGCCGAGGTCGTCACCACCTCGCTGGTCGCCGATCCGCTGGTCGAGCTTCTGGGCCGGCGGCAGGGAGCCTCGCCGCAGGCGGCGGCCGCGGCCACCGAATCGCTGCGGGCCTCGGCGCTCTGGGTCTATCTGGCGCTTGCCGGCGCCGTCAGCGTGGCGATCGCCGCCTTCGGTCTGGTGGCGCTCACCTGGTCGGCGGAATTCGGCAGCCTGCTTCTGTGTCTGGCCATCGTCTCGCCGATCCAGCGGGTGCACGCGCTGATCCGCCGGCTCTGCTACCTGGCGGACCGGCAGGCGGTTGCCGCCCTCGCGGGCGGCTCTTTCGCCGCCACGCTGTTCGTGCTTTCGGCGGTGCTCGCCCTGACGCACCTGCTCACATCGCTCACCGCCCTGCTGGCGCTGGCCGCGGCCAGCATGGTGGTGGTGGGCATCGGCATCGCCCACGGGATCATTCCCGCACGCCGGGTCTCGCGCGCCGATCTCATCGCCGATGCGCAGGCCATGCTGCGCAGCGGCCGCTGGATGCTGCCCGCCAACATCGTGCACTGGTTTTCCGGCCAGGGCGTCATCCCGATGGTGGCGGCCGTTGCCGGGCCGGCGGCCGGCGGCGTGGTTCGCGCCCTCATCAACATCTATTCGCCGGTCTATCAGGCCAACGGCGCCATCATCGTGGCGTTCTCGCACAAGTTCCTGCAGGCGGTCGCCCGGTCCGACCTCGCCCAGTTGCGCCGTCTCGGATTCCTCAGCGTCACTCCCCTCGTCATCTTGGCGGCCGGCTACTGCGCCGTCCTGCTCACGTGGCCGGCCGAGGTGCTCGGCCTGATCTACGGCAAGCCGGAGATCGTCGCGGCCGCGCCGCTGGTCTGGCCGCTGGCCATCGGCGTGCTGATCGATGCGGCGAGCCAGGGAACCGGCGTCGGCCTGCTCGCGCTGGGGCGGACGCGGACGATCTTCACCATCCGGCTGGTGAGCCTCGCCGTCTTCGTGGCGTCCGGCCTCGTCCTGGCGCCGCTGTTCGGCACCGCCGGCGTGCTGTGGGCGATCGTCGCCTCCATCGCCACGGTGGCGGCGCTGTCGAGCGTCGCCCTGCTGCGGGCGACGCAGCCGGCGGCCGGCGCGGTGGCCGAGAGGCTGTCTCACACCTCGTGA
- a CDS encoding MT-A70 family methyltransferase — MPESSDTLPSPAADLLRFAAGRTFATVLADPPWQFVNRTGKVAPEHRRLSRYGTLSLAEIMALPVAPIVRPTAHLYLWVPNALLPEGLAVMSAWGFAYKSNIVWHKLRRDGGSDGRGVGFYFRNVTELLLFGVRGRHARTLDPGRTQVNYIGTRKREHSRKPDEQYELIESCSPGPHLELFGRGTRAAWATWGNEADASYAPSWTTYRHNSATDRDTALR; from the coding sequence ATGCCGGAATCCAGCGACACCCTGCCCTCGCCTGCGGCGGACCTGCTGCGCTTCGCAGCGGGCAGGACCTTCGCCACCGTGCTGGCCGATCCGCCCTGGCAGTTCGTCAACCGCACCGGCAAGGTCGCGCCCGAGCACCGCCGGCTGTCGCGCTACGGCACGCTGTCGCTGGCCGAGATCATGGCGCTGCCGGTGGCGCCGATCGTCCGGCCCACCGCCCACCTCTATCTGTGGGTGCCCAACGCGCTCTTGCCGGAGGGGCTGGCGGTGATGTCCGCCTGGGGCTTCGCCTACAAGTCCAACATCGTCTGGCACAAGCTGCGCCGGGACGGCGGCAGCGACGGCCGCGGCGTCGGCTTCTATTTCCGAAACGTCACCGAGTTGCTGCTGTTCGGCGTCCGCGGCCGCCATGCCCGCACGCTCGACCCCGGCCGCACCCAGGTCAACTATATCGGCACCCGCAAGCGCGAGCATTCCCGCAAGCCCGACGAGCAGTACGAGCTGATCGAATCCTGCTCGCCGGGGCCGCATCTCGAACTGTTCGGCCGCGGCACGCGGGCGGCCTGGGCGACCTGGGGCAACGAGGCCGACGCCTCCTACGCGCCGAGCTGGACGACCTACCGCCACAACTCGGCAACCGACCGGGATACCGCCCTCCGCTAA
- a CDS encoding NapC/NirT family cytochrome c: MLDGIRTKLRDPRFLGGAGLVVGGAVLGATLLIGFDAVVEASNRQEFCVSCHEMKQAVWPEYQTTVHFANASGVQATCADCHVPRAWPAKFVHKIGSINEIYHWALGTIDTPEKFETHRAALAAKVWAEMKANDSAECRHCHNVAAMDRARQHTAARDVHPAALAAGMTCIDCHKGIAHKLPEAPKPLAVSTAPVATAPGTAAPAQMQAQAQLPAPTPGTTQAPMKATHPPVTDPASCIACHKGVTDQPVRPGQSPDPTKKHPIAIREGVNCMLCHTAPGKMPGQ; encoded by the coding sequence ATGTTGGATGGTATTCGGACGAAACTTCGCGACCCGCGCTTTCTCGGCGGTGCCGGGCTGGTGGTCGGCGGCGCGGTGCTGGGCGCGACGCTGCTGATCGGCTTCGACGCGGTGGTGGAGGCCTCGAACCGGCAGGAATTCTGCGTCTCCTGTCACGAGATGAAGCAGGCGGTCTGGCCCGAGTATCAGACCACCGTGCACTTCGCCAACGCCTCCGGCGTGCAGGCAACCTGCGCCGACTGCCACGTGCCGCGCGCCTGGCCGGCCAAGTTCGTGCACAAGATCGGCTCGATCAACGAGATCTATCACTGGGCGCTCGGCACCATCGACACGCCGGAGAAGTTCGAGACTCACCGCGCGGCGCTGGCCGCCAAGGTGTGGGCGGAGATGAAGGCCAATGATTCCGCCGAGTGCCGGCACTGCCACAATGTGGCGGCGATGGACCGCGCGCGCCAGCACACCGCGGCGCGCGACGTCCACCCGGCGGCGCTGGCGGCAGGCATGACCTGCATCGACTGCCACAAGGGTATCGCCCACAAGCTGCCCGAGGCGCCCAAGCCCTTAGCGGTGAGCACGGCGCCGGTGGCGACCGCGCCGGGTACGGCGGCACCCGCCCAGATGCAGGCTCAGGCCCAGTTGCCGGCGCCGACGCCCGGGACCACCCAGGCGCCGATGAAGGCCACCCACCCGCCGGTGACCGATCCGGCCTCGTGCATCGCCTGCCACAAGGGCGTCACCGACCAGCCGGTGCGGCCCGGCCAGTCGCCGGACCCGACCAAGAAGCACCCCATCGCCATCCGCGAGGGCGTGAACTGCATGCTGTGCCACACCGCGCCCGGCAAGATGCCCGGGCAGTGA
- a CDS encoding Ppx/GppA phosphatase family protein: MSEEMAPAIHAPGGRGGECPEGRPEGRHWFRRPGGIAQVRPAYAALDLGTNNCRLLIARPTHDGFRVVGAFSRIVRLGEGLSASGRLSEAAMVRAIDALAVCRDRLKAYGVHRMRLIATEACRAAGNAGDFIDRVRDKTGLALEIINRETEARLAAGGCTTLVDTRVDGALLFDIGGGSSEIVWLGPPTSAEAGPPRADIRAWASLPVGVVTLAERHGGHQVDRAVFEAMVAEVADLLRTFPGAEEVRRTPARHLLGTSGTVTTIAGVHLGLPRYDRRMVDGVWLAESDIARVTEMLLTMSWSERAANACIGTDRADLVLAGCAILEAIRRAFPAERLRVADRGLREGILVELMRADAVWRRRRPHERQGHEGGMSGTGAA; encoded by the coding sequence ATGTCGGAGGAGATGGCCCCGGCGATACACGCGCCAGGGGGACGCGGTGGCGAGTGTCCCGAGGGGCGGCCGGAGGGACGACACTGGTTCCGCCGGCCGGGCGGCATCGCCCAGGTGCGGCCGGCCTATGCCGCGCTCGATCTCGGCACCAACAACTGCCGGCTGCTGATCGCCCGGCCGACCCATGACGGATTCCGCGTGGTCGGCGCGTTCTCGCGCATCGTCCGGCTCGGCGAGGGGCTGTCGGCCTCGGGCCGGCTCAGCGAGGCGGCGATGGTGCGGGCCATCGACGCGCTGGCGGTGTGCCGCGACCGGCTGAAGGCCTATGGCGTCCACCGCATGCGGCTGATCGCCACCGAGGCCTGCCGCGCCGCCGGCAATGCCGGCGACTTCATCGACCGCGTTCGCGACAAGACCGGCCTGGCGCTGGAGATCATCAACCGCGAGACCGAGGCGCGGCTCGCCGCCGGCGGCTGTACCACGCTGGTCGACACGCGGGTGGACGGGGCGCTGCTGTTCGACATCGGCGGCGGCTCGTCGGAGATCGTCTGGCTCGGGCCGCCGACCAGCGCCGAGGCCGGGCCGCCGCGCGCCGACATCCGCGCCTGGGCGTCGCTGCCGGTGGGGGTGGTGACGCTGGCCGAGCGCCATGGCGGCCATCAGGTCGACCGCGCGGTGTTCGAGGCGATGGTGGCCGAGGTCGCCGACCTGCTGCGCACCTTCCCCGGCGCCGAGGAGGTGCGGCGCACCCCGGCCCGCCATCTGCTCGGCACCTCCGGCACGGTGACCACCATTGCCGGCGTGCATCTCGGCCTGCCGCGCTACGACCGCCGCATGGTCGATGGCGTGTGGCTCGCCGAATCCGACATCGCCCGCGTCACCGAGATGCTGCTGACGATGAGCTGGTCCGAGCGCGCCGCCAATGCCTGCATCGGCACCGACCGCGCCGATCTGGTGCTGGCCGGCTGCGCCATTCTCGAAGCCATCCGCCGCGCCTTCCCGGCCGAGCGGCTGCGGGTGGCCGATCGCGGCTTGCGCGAGGGCATTCTGGTGGAATTGATGCGCGCCGATGCGGTGTGGCGCCGACGCCGGCCGCACGAGCGGCAAGGACACGAGGGCGGCATGAGCGGGACGGGCGCGGCATGA
- a CDS encoding RlmE family RNA methyltransferase, with protein sequence MSGKRSDGDRPLAVRLKTARGRTTSQQQWLNRQLNDPYVARAKREGYRSRAAFKLVEIDDKYRFLKRGQRVVDLGAAPGGWSQVAAQRVGAASGQGRVVAIDLLDMAPVAGVDFEMMDFLDPTAPERLKATLGGPADIVLSDMAANATGHKATDHLRIVALVELAAEFAREVLAPGGAFLAKVLQGGTEKTLLANLKRDFAKVVHVKPPASRADSAELYVLATGFRRPAEG encoded by the coding sequence ATGAGCGGCAAACGCAGCGATGGCGACCGCCCGCTCGCGGTGCGGCTGAAGACGGCGCGCGGCCGCACCACCTCGCAGCAGCAGTGGCTGAACCGCCAGCTCAACGACCCCTATGTCGCCCGCGCCAAGCGCGAGGGCTACCGCTCGCGCGCCGCCTTCAAGCTGGTCGAGATCGACGACAAGTACCGGTTTCTCAAGCGCGGCCAGCGGGTGGTCGATCTCGGCGCCGCACCCGGCGGCTGGAGCCAGGTGGCGGCGCAGCGCGTCGGGGCGGCCTCCGGGCAGGGCCGGGTGGTGGCGATCGACCTGCTGGACATGGCGCCGGTGGCCGGCGTCGATTTCGAGATGATGGACTTTCTCGATCCCACCGCGCCCGAGCGGCTGAAGGCCACGCTCGGCGGGCCGGCCGACATCGTGCTGTCGGACATGGCGGCCAACGCCACCGGCCACAAGGCCACCGACCATCTGCGCATCGTCGCGCTGGTGGAACTGGCCGCCGAGTTCGCCCGCGAGGTGCTGGCGCCGGGCGGGGCGTTCCTCGCCAAGGTGCTGCAGGGCGGCACCGAGAAGACGCTGCTGGCCAACCTCAAGCGCGACTTCGCCAAGGTGGTCCACGTCAAGCCGCCGGCAAGCCGCGCCGATTCGGCCGAACTCTACGTGCTGGCCACCGGTTTCCGCCGGCCGGCCGAGGGGTGA
- a CDS encoding helix-turn-helix domain-containing protein encodes MSPVVQKTLADLRDRGGLHSDDIAEILSVAPATVARWMRGEAAPDLGTRTSIGQLHYIVERLATTRSADEVSAWLHAALSGLTGATAIDLMRSGRIADVLAEVERLHPDGPARGGA; translated from the coding sequence ATGTCGCCGGTGGTTCAGAAGACCCTTGCCGATCTGCGCGACCGCGGCGGGCTGCACAGCGACGACATCGCCGAAATCCTGTCGGTCGCCCCGGCGACGGTCGCCCGCTGGATGCGCGGCGAGGCCGCCCCCGATCTCGGCACCCGTACCTCGATCGGCCAATTGCATTACATCGTCGAGCGGCTGGCCACCACCCGCTCGGCCGATGAGGTTTCCGCGTGGCTTCACGCCGCCCTGTCCGGCCTCACCGGCGCCACCGCCATCGACCTGATGCGTTCAGGCCGGATCGCCGACGTGCTGGCGGAGGTCGAGCGCCTGCACCCGGACGGCCCCGCCCGCGGCGGCGCGTGA
- a CDS encoding ChbG/HpnK family deacetylase: MRRLIVNADDLGHSDAVNAAIFALMASGHVTSASLMMNAPAVEAAVREIARFPGRSFGVHLNATDFPPLCRDAGLAVLCDGTGSLHTEWARGRRHLPRRARQAVFAEWCAQVERALALGVPVSHLDSHHHLHTHPSLFLVLKRVQRRFGIRRVRLARNLFAAGEHVRPGFAAGTAAWNLALRTIYRTRTADAFTAFRTFHERAQNERTRAGLSWQGTLELMCHPGGEMFAAETRLLASDWRETLAGGAELISYHEV, encoded by the coding sequence ATGCGGCGCCTGATCGTCAATGCCGATGATCTCGGCCATTCGGATGCGGTCAATGCCGCCATCTTCGCGCTGATGGCGAGCGGCCACGTCACCTCGGCCAGCCTGATGATGAACGCGCCGGCGGTGGAGGCGGCGGTCCGCGAGATCGCGCGCTTCCCCGGCCGGTCGTTCGGCGTCCATCTCAACGCCACCGACTTTCCGCCGCTCTGCCGCGACGCCGGCCTCGCCGTGCTGTGCGACGGCACCGGCAGCCTGCATACGGAATGGGCGCGGGGCCGGCGGCATCTTCCCCGCCGCGCCCGGCAGGCGGTGTTCGCGGAATGGTGCGCGCAGGTCGAGCGCGCGCTCGCGCTCGGCGTGCCGGTGTCGCACCTCGACTCGCACCATCATCTGCACACCCATCCCAGCCTGTTCCTGGTGCTCAAGCGGGTGCAGCGGCGCTTCGGCATCCGCAGGGTGCGGCTGGCGCGAAACCTGTTCGCGGCGGGCGAGCATGTCCGGCCGGGGTTCGCCGCCGGCACCGCCGCCTGGAACCTGGCGCTGCGGACGATCTACCGCACCCGCACCGCCGATGCCTTCACCGCCTTCCGGACGTTTCACGAGCGCGCGCAGAATGAACGGACCCGGGCCGGCCTGTCCTGGCAGGGCACGCTCGAACTGATGTGCCATCCCGGCGGCGAGATGTTCGCGGCGGAGACGCGCCTTCTCGCCTCCGACTGGCGCGAAACGCTGGCCGGCGGCGCCGAGCTCATCAGCTATCACGAGGTGTGA
- a CDS encoding HAD-IIIC family phosphatase codes for MYQVDWSQHARWRHDEAPATLPATRLDPADVAGVMLLHWQEHCVECAVPLCYSSCRLYVARADNRCARFAHGIVRVPAAGGPLGFGADIRFRRWGKLEAEITGRRVSLPAQAGLDRIDGAAARLAAAARPLGRLVDPSRSIANDVLDRLRAQAFRRLGQPCRDYDAFVIECFNPGETVVRLSVTMFAGAAAVMRHGIDLSPGANFAAIPITLPADPGGDGPYRLTVHPDGDAEARLIFTWLDFVALRAGARLPEAAPSKSVPAAKVKCVAWDLDNTVWRGVLVEDGAAGLTIRPEAVALVHRLDERGIIQTIVSKNNHDEAMAVLRDAGLADHFLHPAINWGQKSANLRQIATRLNIGLDTFALIDDQPFERQEVASALPMVRTYPEVPLDALLERPEFDVPVTSASRQRRLSYLTEVERERALEVFSGDYAGFLRSCGITVRIFTPSTPQEIARCLELIDRTNQLNLSGRRYEPQAFAELLADPAVLCFAIDCADRFGSYGLVGFASIAGWDGTPTLRDFVMSCRVAQKRVEHCVLGWAARRARARGHAKLNADLRVTARNTPLTKVFEDMRFATETAEADRRLLSLDLAQADLDDDGIIGLDSRALDEVAACGA; via the coding sequence ATGTATCAGGTCGATTGGTCCCAGCACGCGCGCTGGCGGCATGATGAGGCGCCGGCAACCCTGCCGGCGACGCGGCTCGACCCCGCCGATGTGGCGGGCGTGATGCTGCTCCATTGGCAGGAGCACTGCGTCGAATGCGCGGTGCCGCTGTGCTATTCGAGTTGCCGGCTCTATGTCGCGCGGGCCGACAACCGGTGTGCGCGCTTCGCCCATGGCATCGTCCGCGTTCCGGCGGCGGGCGGCCCGCTCGGGTTCGGCGCTGATATCCGCTTCCGCCGCTGGGGCAAGCTGGAGGCCGAGATCACCGGCCGCCGCGTTTCGCTGCCCGCCCAGGCCGGTCTCGACCGCATCGATGGCGCGGCGGCGCGGCTCGCCGCGGCCGCGCGTCCGCTCGGCCGGCTGGTCGATCCCTCGCGCAGCATCGCCAACGACGTTCTCGACAGGCTGCGGGCACAGGCGTTCCGCCGGTTGGGCCAGCCGTGCCGCGACTACGATGCCTTCGTGATCGAGTGCTTCAATCCCGGCGAGACGGTGGTGCGGCTCAGCGTGACGATGTTCGCGGGCGCCGCCGCGGTGATGCGCCACGGCATCGATCTTTCTCCCGGCGCCAACTTCGCCGCCATACCGATCACGCTGCCGGCCGATCCCGGCGGCGACGGGCCCTATCGGCTGACGGTTCATCCGGATGGCGACGCCGAGGCCCGGCTGATCTTCACCTGGCTCGATTTCGTCGCGCTGCGCGCGGGCGCACGCCTGCCCGAGGCCGCGCCCTCGAAGAGCGTTCCCGCCGCCAAGGTGAAATGCGTCGCCTGGGATCTCGACAACACAGTGTGGCGCGGCGTGCTGGTCGAGGACGGCGCGGCGGGCCTGACCATCCGGCCCGAGGCGGTGGCGCTGGTGCACCGGCTCGATGAGCGCGGCATCATCCAGACCATCGTCAGCAAGAACAATCACGACGAGGCGATGGCGGTTCTGCGCGATGCCGGGCTCGCGGACCACTTCCTCCATCCCGCCATCAATTGGGGACAGAAGAGCGCCAATCTCCGCCAGATCGCGACGCGCCTCAATATCGGCCTCGACACCTTCGCGCTGATCGACGACCAGCCGTTCGAGCGCCAGGAGGTGGCCAGCGCCCTGCCGATGGTGCGCACCTATCCGGAAGTGCCGCTCGACGCCCTGCTGGAGCGGCCGGAATTCGACGTGCCGGTGACGTCGGCCAGCCGGCAGCGGCGGCTGTCCTATCTCACCGAGGTCGAGCGCGAGCGCGCGCTCGAAGTGTTCTCCGGCGATTATGCCGGGTTCCTGCGCTCGTGCGGGATCACGGTGCGCATCTTCACGCCATCCACCCCGCAGGAGATCGCCCGTTGCCTGGAGCTGATCGACCGCACCAACCAGCTCAATCTCTCCGGCCGGCGCTATGAGCCGCAGGCCTTCGCCGAGCTGTTGGCCGATCCGGCCGTGCTGTGCTTCGCCATCGACTGTGCGGACCGCTTCGGCAGCTACGGCCTCGTCGGCTTCGCCAGCATCGCCGGCTGGGACGGCACGCCGACGCTGCGCGATTTTGTGATGTCCTGCCGGGTCGCTCAGAAGCGGGTGGAGCACTGCGTGCTCGGCTGGGCCGCCCGCCGCGCCAGGGCGCGCGGCCATGCGAAGCTGAATGCCGACCTGCGCGTCACCGCCCGCAACACGCCGCTGACCAAGGTGTTCGAGGACATGCGGTTCGCCACCGAAACAGCGGAGGCCGACCGGCGCCTGCTGTCGCTCGATCTCGCCCAGGCCGACCTCGACGATGACGGCATCATCGGGCTGGACAGCCGCGCGCTGGACGAGGTCGCAGCATGCGGCGCCTGA